One region of Zingiber officinale cultivar Zhangliang chromosome 7B, Zo_v1.1, whole genome shotgun sequence genomic DNA includes:
- the LOC122003825 gene encoding cytochrome b561 and DOMON domain-containing protein At5g48750-like, whose protein sequence is MRVRSVMSKLTIFLLLLFCLQKQQLQSQSQEIICAGEVAGGPFSGGRSYSSCIPLPYLDAILFWTYYPSSAALDVAYRARQSPAGWVAWAINPTGRGMVGANAFLAFPDAATGAATVITTQLPRHNLQPSDIRDEALTFAVYVREAEYSADGGYYTIYATVELPGNRTTQNTVWQASTTFAGGLPFNHPFDRDHLSSFASLDFLTGELA, encoded by the coding sequence ATGCGAGTTCGATCAGTCATGTCGAAGCTCACGATCTTCCTGCTGCTTTTGTTCTGCCTGCAGAAGCAGCAGCTGCAATCCCAATCCCAGGAGATCATCTGCGCCGGCGAGGTCGCCGGAGGACCCTTCTCCGGCGGCCGGAGCTATTCCTCCTGCATCCCCCTTCCCTACCTCGATGCCATTCTGTTCTGGACCTACTACCCTTCCAGCGCCGCCCTCGACGTCGCCTACCGCGCGCGGCAGTCGCCTGCCGGCTGGGTCGCCTGGGCCATCAACCCCACCGGCCGCGGCATGGTCGGGGCCAACGCCTTCCTCGCCTTCCCTGACGCCGCCACCGGCGCCGCCACCGTGATTACCACCCAGCTCCCGAGGCACAACCTCCAGCCGAGCGACATCAGGGACGAGGCGCTGACCTTCGCCGTGTATGTCCGGGAGGCGGAGTACTCCGCCGACGGCGGGTATTACACCATCTACGCGACGGTGGAGCTGCCGGGGAACAGGACGACTCAGAACACGGTATGGCAGGCGTCGACGACGTTCGCCGGCGGACTGCCTTTCAACCACCCGTTCGATCGCGACCACTTGTCGTCCTTCGCGAGTCTGGATTTCCTCACCGGCGAGTTGGCGTGA